The Polyangium mundeleinium genome contains the following window.
ATCAGCGTGATTCGCTGGTTCTGCTCGCTCGCGGGATATGGTCCTTCCGCGGGGGGCTGGCTTTGTTCAGGGGGGTCGATCGCGAACCTCGCCGCCGTCGTGGCGGCCCGCGAGGCGAAGCTCGGGGAGGCGTTCGACGGGGGCGTCCTTTATACCTCGGAAGGAGGGCATCACTCGATCTCGAAGGCTGCACGCGTCGCCGGTTTTCCGCGGCGGAACACGCGTGTCTTGCCCGTGGACGAATCGTTCCGGTTGCGGCGCGACGCCCTTGCCAGGGCCGTCGCGGAGGATCGGGCCGCGGGACGCCGGCCTTTCCTGGTCGTCGCGCAGGCCGGCTCCACGCCGGTGGGCGCGGTGGATGATCTCGCCGCATTGGCCGATTTCTGTGCGGCGGAGGGGTTATGGCTCCACGTGGATGCGGCGTACGGCGGGTTTTTCCTCCTCACCGAGCGCGGGCGGGCCGCGCTCGCAGGGATCGAGCGGGCGGACTCCATCGCGCTCGATCCGCACAAGGGGCTCTTTTTGCCCTATGGAACCGGCTGTCTGCTCGTGAAGGAGCTCGCGACCTTGCGTGCTGCCTTTGCCGAGACGGCCGCGTATCTGCCGCCTTCGCAGGAGGACGAAGACCACTGGAATTTCGCCGACCTCGGCCTCGAATTGAGCCGTCCGGCCCGCGGTCTTCGTATCTGGTTGCCGCTCTGGCTCCACGGCGCGTCGGCATTTCGCGACGCGCTGAACGAGAAGCTCGATCTCGCGCGAAGCGCGGCGGCGCGGGTAGGGGCCCTGCCCGGCGTGCGTATCGTGGCCGAGCCCGCGTTGTCCTTGTTCGCGTTTCGCGTCGAGCCGCCGGGCATGAAAGCCGCGGAGCTCGACGCGTTCAATCGGCGCGTGCTCGCCCGCGTCAATCAGCGAAAGCGCCTGATGTTGACGGGGACGACCTTGCGTGATCCTGCTCTTGGAGAGGAGGTCTTCGTCCTCCGTGTCTGCGTGCTTTGCTTCCGTACCCACGAGGATCGAATCGACATGTTGTTCGAGGATCTCTCGGAGGCCATCGCGGACCCGCGGGGATAAGGAGGCAGCTTCCTCCGTCCCAGCGCGCTTCGTGGATCCGCGCCACCACAAACCACAACCGAGGTCGGCGCCTCGCAAGGTCCGCTCGCGCCAAACGTGGGCGAACACGCCGTTAACAATCCCAAATCCCGGCTTCACGAGTGGCTCATGGCGCGGCGGCAGAGTGTTCGTTGGTCAGGGCGCCTGTTCGAGCAGGCTTTCCGCGGCCTGGGCATTGGCGCGGATCAAGGATGGAGGTCGGTGATGCGGCAGATACGACGTGCCTTTACGTGGACCGCGCTCATGGCAATCGTGCCGGGAGGTGCTTGGGCGCAATCAACTCCGCCCGCGGCAGGGCAGCCGCAGAAGCCGGGGATCGAGGCGGCGCCCCACGGCGGTCGGCCCGGCAGGCCCGGTGAAGGCCAGGGCGCGGCCGCGCGCAGGCCCGGGGAGCCCGAAAGGCCCGTTGAGCCGCAGGGGAGGCCGCCCGGTGAGCCGCAGGGGAAGCCCGGGGACACGCTCCGCCCGGGGCAGCCGGATGCGGGCGCGCCGGCCGCGCCGCGGAGGGAGGACGACACCGGTCGCGCCGCCCGGCGGAAGGCCCAGGTCGACAAGGAGCGCCCCGCGGTGGAGGCGTCGCTCAAGCGCCAGCCGATGGATGAAGCGCTCCAGCAGGAGATGAAGCACCACGCGGAGCGTATCGCGCGGCTCGAGCGGATTCAGAAGCTCGCCGAGCAGTCCGGCGACACGGCCACGGCCGAGCGGGCCAAGAAGGTCCTGGAACAGGAAAACGCGCGGTATTCGAAGTTCATCCAGTCGCGAAAGTAGGCGATTCATGAAGCATTTGCTCTGGATTGGTATTTGTGTCCTCCTCGGCTGCGAGGGCCGCGCGGGAAGCCAGGAGAGCACGCCCGCGGGCGCGGCCTCCCAGGCGAGCGCCGTCGCGGACACCGACATCGCCGTCCCCGCCGATTACGAGGACAAGGCGACGCGCAAGATCACCACGGACAATTACAAGAAGGAGCTCGACGATCTCGAGCAAAAGGTCGGGAAATGAACGTGGGCGGGCCGCCTCAGATCAGACGCGCCACGGCCTCGAGCAACTTGCGCTGATCGAAGCGGCCCTTGACGATGTATTCGTCGGCCCCCGCGGCGCTCCCCTGCGCCAGATCCGTCGGCCGATCCAGGCTGGTCACGAGAATCACCGGCAAGCTCTTGAGCTTGGGATGCGCGCGAATCCGCTGGGTCAGCTCCACGCCATTGAGCCGCGGCATCTGGACGTCCGAGACGACCAGATCGTAAGCGCCTCCTTGCAGCGCTTGCCAGGCGGCCTCGCCGTCGTTCGCCGTGTCCACCTCGTATCCCGCGGCATCCAGGATGTTCCGCTCCAGCGTCCGGCTCGTGAGCGAATCATCGACCACCAGAATGCGTCGTTTCTTCATCGCCTCCGCCGCGTGGACCGTCTCCGTGCGCTCGCCCTGCCGACCCC
Protein-coding sequences here:
- a CDS encoding pyridoxal phosphate-dependent decarboxylase family protein, whose product is MPRPFRHPAPLEIGGDELRDLVSACMDRLAPWLDGLKEQPAHSLDGSHKVARAFDEPMPERGVPFRRVLARLFDRALPVSLNAASPGYLGYIPGGGLPSTALADLIADITNRYTGLWMPAPGLVQLEISVIRWFCSLAGYGPSAGGWLCSGGSIANLAAVVAAREAKLGEAFDGGVLYTSEGGHHSISKAARVAGFPRRNTRVLPVDESFRLRRDALARAVAEDRAAGRRPFLVVAQAGSTPVGAVDDLAALADFCAAEGLWLHVDAAYGGFFLLTERGRAALAGIERADSIALDPHKGLFLPYGTGCLLVKELATLRAAFAETAAYLPPSQEDEDHWNFADLGLELSRPARGLRIWLPLWLHGASAFRDALNEKLDLARSAAARVGALPGVRIVAEPALSLFAFRVEPPGMKAAELDAFNRRVLARVNQRKRLMLTGTTLRDPALGEEVFVLRVCVLCFRTHEDRIDMLFEDLSEAIADPRG